tttaaaaaaattagaaatagggggggtgaatgaaattgcaaaaaattgcaggggaccaacggtcccctgcaacttcactgaaaattgcaggggaccgttggtcccctgcaaatttccttcaaaaggcaacggttccctacgcagggaaccgttgccttttttaataaaattaaaaaaaaaatcaaaaaattttcaaaaaattttcaaatttttttcggttcagcacaataaaccgccggttcataaaccggtttgaaccggcggttccacggtttcaatttatatgaaccggaaccgaaccgtagagccacggtttcggtttcggttccggtttagcccggttccgggtctgccggttccggttccAGGTTTAgccgggccggtttcggtccggttcacgggccaaaccggcccgtggccaggtctacctttgcgcaataaagaccatatgcatgacttttttttacctgaactaCCAGAACTTACCTCTGGCGCAGAACTTTGTccagtttttccatatttttgttcataaatactatacatatcaaataaaaattcttgaacatattcaacataatttacattgctattaattgacaaattttcattaataacattaaataaattttgtaatccattagtttttgccctaggatctaaaatagtagctgcagaataaagtaaaggaatttcactccaatattttttaaatttttgttccatttgcatacatatattttgaaaagcattatgagagtgacgtttgttttctttttctctctgtcgaATAATGCGAACCTGTACCCGTATCATTTTCACCTGTTGGTGCTCTACCTATTCCACCTTgtgtatcatcaataatatcatcaacgccaatatgataatattcaaatggattgaattcatttgacattgaatccatttataatattttgtaatgataaaattaaaataaaatgagattaaaaatataataaatagttgagattgagagtttgagagattgggagtttgagagattgagagtttgagaggttgagaaatttgtaattgtaattgaaagtgaaaatgaaaaatttaataggtttttataggaaaaaataaattaattaaaaaaaaaattttaaaaaagtttggcaACAGCTTCTGCCACCAGGCAGAACCAGCTTCTGCCACCaggcagaagaaaaaattaaaaaaaaaattatatttatatataaatagtgtcgggccgggccagcccatgggtttaatattaaagcccaaggCCCGGCCCGACACTCTACAGTACCGGATCGGGCTTTGTCGTGCTCGAgtttttttcgtgcttcgggccgggcctccattcgacctggcccaattgacgtgtctagttGATGCCATGTGGttaaggtttcatcatagttgcACTTGCTAATTATTGCCTTAGCCTGAGATAGTAATTGTTTTagtcttgtatatatatgtagtcattatttttcctattatacatatataatctaaaacatcaaaatatttaaaatatctaaccAAATTTTCTACTCACTTAATCCAGACACAAAGTCACCAACCAACTTACTTACTCACTGAGCCAAAACATAAAACTCATCACTTACACcgtcaatatttatttattttatttttaaaaaatattataaaatctaaCATGTAGgaatattatatcttttttcaaaaatcttattttgtccaattttatttataatcttttttaaaaaaatttattagaaattgttttaaaaaatccaaCCTTTTTACTCACtttacttaattaaaaatttttataatttttttttacttcccTCTTCTTAACTTGTAGTTGAGTATTCAGGAGGACGaaacaacttttctttttcatgttcAATGACTAACCTATCCGGCCGTGGCTGGGTTGGTTTTTAACTTGTGGTTGAGTTGAAGGAGAAAGCTAGTCCAATGGCTAACCAACCTAGCCATGCCCGGTCGGCTAACCCACCGGATGAGCTTGTCTCTGAGCTTGGCCGCACCAAAATTCCCAGATACAATGTCTTTCACCAAGGATGCACGGAAACACCCCGCTTGTTGCGTTTCCGCGCTTCCAAAATGTTTCAATTTCCGAAACGTTTCGGAACCATTTTGGTAATTTAAAGAAAGAAGATACGCGTTTCTGTTGCAAAAACGCGTTTCTTGAGTGTTGAAGGGGAACCTATTCTGAAATTACACAGCCCCAAGGTTTACTCTCTCCGTCCCAGCATCTCGGCTCCTCTCCGTCTCTGACTCCGGCGTCCCAACTCCTCACCGTCTCTGGCGACCTAACTCCTCTCCGGCGGCTTGAAGTCTCTGCGAATCTGGTACTTCACCCTTCATATCCGTCTTCAATTTCATGATTACTGGTTTTTCCTTCCCTTTGCTTCTGGTTTCTGCCTGTTGGTTTGTGTCTTTGAGCTGTGATTTTTGAGGTCCCGATGACTATTTCCATGGCATCAGCTTCTCTGCATTTGGCTTCTCTGTTTATTTTGGCTTCAACTTCTCTGTTTATAGAGTATCCCAAGTAGTTTCCTCACTTCCTGCTTTACCCGTTAGGAGGAGCATTGAAGCAGAaagtatatatgttttttattgtgattatcgtaattaattttttaaatctctaaTAACActgtttttgtttctgttttatttatatgcgtttgatttgagtaatgttttattactaaaatagaaagattaccttaaaaatagattacttagaagattattgggtataaatgattactatgtttgataaaatttgataggtataaataattattgtatttggttaaatgtaataaaagattactagtaaattattttacttaaatgtctttgaatataattatttttaaatatttttttatattatttatcatattaattaaaaatatatttatttttatctcaaaaaattaataaataataatataattataataaactcaaaattacctcagtaatatttaaatacctaaggtgaatgtgacaatcagattaccacttatattatctcCCAcgtcaatattgataataaaatattattgtaatcttttattactgacaaatcaaacaaggaaataaaagatagattaccaaagtaatcttaaaaaactccaACTAAACGCCCCCTATGAGTATTTATAGAATAACTCTTATactttatagaaaatttttcatatatcttaatatttatgagaaaatgtaatttttttatttattaaaaaaaactcttatattttttatatttgtacatttttctacatttctcttttttatatttttgaaaaaatacgtttttatacttttgtttCCGTACTACTTAGTATTTCACAATCTCATACCTCTCTGGGTTTATctcttaaaaaattaccaagtcTAATCCCTGGAACCTCCAAGACTTCCAATCCCTCCCCTCTGTTTCTGCAAGACTTCTCCCCTGTTTTCCAATCCCTCTCCTCTCTTTATACgtttatttcttgtttttcatTACCGCCATTGAGATTGAATCTTATCTCACTTTTAGAAAACCTCTCAATGCGTTACCGTTTGCACCATCTGCAACCAAAGCCACACTTACACACCTTCATTGTCATATTCATCTCTCATTCTTACATAAGCATTTTCCTCAATGTCTGCtaaatttgaatgaaacttCGTAAACAATGGCGGCTGGGCTCttcttttaaaaagaaattcaaatcaaaatgtgggtaaatatatatatatatatatatatatatatatatatataattatggttaaaaaaattatatatatatatatataattcaaagttgttgactatttttttttctctatattttgTATAGGTTTGTCGATATTGCCAGCAACACcctgaaaataaatatgttttgtCTGTCAAATTTCTGAGAATTTGTAAATATGTGTTATATGTAATTTTGTAGGCTGTGGGAggtataattttaatcatttttcttaGTAATTGTAATCCTTTAGTCAGATGTAGCTTTTTTCATATGTTTCTTACTGAAAATATAGGTATCGGTATAAAGAAGGGCATGCTATAATTCACTGGAAGGAAACAGAGCACTGTTGTTCGCTTGAATTGGATACACAACATGTTTGGGATTATGCTAGTGACAATTATGTTCACAGAGTAATTCAATCCAAAATTAATGGAAAGTTAGTTGGGTCAAATTCTCGTTATTCGTATACTAAAGATAATTTTGGAAGTTGTGATTGTAATTCTAGAGCTAGTAaaactcttttaaaatttaagatatatttCATGTGTAGatacttataattaatttattttttattgaatacaaaatattaaaaaagaattattttttattcgattcaaacgtatatttttaatttaatttaaaccggtttgttatataaaatgatttcattGTTTTGAAACCTTTTTTAAGGGTTTGGTGCAGAAGTTAGGACCATCTTTGCACACTTCCATTTCTCTCAAGTGGTTGATACAGATTGTCGGTTTTCCAGTTGTTTTGGCTGTCCACCatcgaaattttttaaccaCCGTGATTGCTTTAACGAGCCAATCAAACGTGGCAACCACTAGCCGCCGTATCCACTAGCAAGTGCACTACAGCAAATTATTATCATGCGTAAATAACCGCTTGATTGTGATGTACAATGTACGCCATAGCGAACCTCAGCAACGCCGTCAATTAACGGCACAAACTATCCTCTTTCCTTTATCTCTCTTTCACTACTTTACTTACTTCGCTCCCCTCCATCAGAATCAAATGGTTTATGGTTTCATTTTCACCAGCAGAATTGTTACTGTTGCTAGAAACGCCGACGTtctggattttttaaaaaaccgTTTTTCGCTAATGAGGATTCAAATCAGTCAATCTCGATCTTCCATGGTCTCGTTCTAGGGTTTTGGTTTACTTAACTGAGCACAGACCTTTTCCTTATCGTCTATGGCAATCAGAGGCGTCGACTTCAAGTGGTtagttttaatctttaaattcagttttttattttagttcttTTGAGATGTAAATGTGATAAATTAATGTGGAATTTTGTTACTGCAGGTACGATGGATTTTTCTTATCGATGCTTGTGACTAGTGTGTatccttttttattcttttgcgtttttttttttaagtttaagttcTGATTGGTTTCCAAGAAATTTAAGGAAAGAAAAGCAGTTGAATCTTTTCGTGTTTATCTATGAATGGTAAGTTGAAagattttttaggtttatattGGGTGGATTATTGAAGTTTTAATAGCTTATGAGGGTTCTTCCTTAATTATTTTTGGCTATTAGAATCATCGTTGCAATCAATTGGAAGCGTTACTATCTTTGTCCATACCCCTTGCACATATGGATCGTGGTGGGTTTCTGAAATTTGGGGAACTTAAACGGATTGAATTTTGGTTTCCTTTTTAGTGTTAGATTTATAAGCTGGAGTTTTCTCACGGCTTATTGTTTACTCTTCAGGTTGATTACACTACTGTGTTTGTTTTTCGATTGTTAATGTTCATAGATAATGGACTAGCTGCTGGAATGGGATTGTGAGTATGAGAGGtttctgataatattttatgtggTTACTTTTTGGATATCAATATTGAATTATCAATATAGGGAATTTTTTGACATTGATGATATTCTCTTCTAttgtaaaaagaataatatctATTTACTAATATAGCTGAATTTTATACAATATATCATTCTTTGACTTTACATGCTTCTAGGGATTTTGGGTGGCAGCAGAGATATGCTCGTTTCTGTGGAAGAGTAGTGGTTCTTTCAATTCTATCTCTTCTGCTTTATCCATTTCTCTGGGCTTGGACAATAATTGGtaccttgtggttcatacatgCAAGAAGTTGTGTAAGTGTTCTTATTTCTGATTTGGGGAGGCGTTTTGACATGCAAAAATTCTTAATGCTTGCAACAATGTCACTAAATGCTTGCAGTTGCCAGAAGAGGGTCAGAAATGGGGTTTCTTCATTTGGTTGCTTTCTAGCTACTCTGGACTTCTTTACCTTGCTTGCATGTCCATGGGAAAGGTTAGTTTAGTACTCTATGTTGTACACAATTTCCATTTACTCATGCATAACCTAGTTCTATGCATTGAATGAGTGTTCTCTTTTTGCTCTCTAAGTCACATTTTGTCTTACGGTAATTGACATCTTAAGCTCATAAAAGATATTGGTCTCACATGCTTCCACttgtgtttcaatttttgttctttgaacTTCACCGGCAGTGGTTGACACGAAGACAAGCTCACCTATTGCGTGCTCAGCAGGGAATTCCAGTTTCAGAATATGGGGTATGCTTGAAATATTCTTGCATGCGGTAGATTCTTtcatatttaatcttttttctctttgaagTTCGGCTGTCAATGCATTGATTAGTTCTTTATTCCAAAGTCTTGATCACCAGTGTTGTTGAACTAGTTATCAAAATAGGATGCGATGCAATGGTTTTATGCGATGATTAATTTAATGTGCTTAAAGATTCATATCTTTGTTTTGTGCTATTTTTCCACCTCATGTCagtgataattttttgtggTGTGGTAATTACTGTAGTCCTTTTCATATTTGTTGGAGCAATATATTTCTTTGATCATTTTCCTGGCCTGCTCAAATCTGGATGTTGTTGTGGTGATTAGTGCAAAAGAAGTTCCTTATTTTACATTGCTTCTGTCTGATAGCGCCTGGAGTAAATCTCTTATTGTGATCCAGGTTTTGGTTGACATGATCCGTGTACCAGATTGGGCATTTGAGGCTGCAGGTCAAGAGATGAGAGGCATTGGCCAAGATGCTGCAGCATACCATCCTGGACTTTATTTGACTGCAGCTCAGGTAAGTTCTGCATCACTAAGAGCTAGAATTGACAGTTTTCCTTATTTTAATGTGATTGCTGCACTTGTTGAATATCTGATCTAATCAAGAAGGTATTCTTACTTGTAATGTTTCTTTCTAAAAATTCTTACATTATTGGCTATTCACACTTATACATATGGTAGCAGTTAAATGTGAACTCAAGACATTGACTTTCTGGACACAGTCAGAACAAAACCAAATTTTGGAAGTTAAGATTCTGTTGTTGTCTTTTTGTTGGCATGTGGTCGTTTGGTTTATAGACCAATTTTTCATTATTGTCCCTTTCAATAGATGGGGCAACGTATGAGGGTGTATAAGTTGTTGCACGCTATTATTACATTTTGGGATTCTAGTGAAGTAGATATTGTGGTTGTCTCACTGTACTTGTTTCTTTTTGCTTACAATTCACTCTATTTATAACTCTTCTTAGATGTATTAATCTTACAATTGGTAAGTTGTGGATCCTGATGTTGAACAGAGAGAAGCAGTGGAGGCACTCATTCAGGAACTTCCAAAGTTTAGGTTAAAGGCTGTTCCAACTGATTGCAGTGAATGTCCCATCTGCTTGGAAGAGTTTCACGTAGGGAATGAGGTCAGGTTTCGTGTCCAATTTTATTCTTCGTCTGAGTGTATGAGTTCTTACATGCCTTCATATTCATCAGGTTCAGAGTTCTTTCTGTTCACAATGCAATACTTCTTTAGTGGTTTCCAACTGTTTGGAGTTGTCTTGTCTTTGATGCCTTTTACCTCTATATGGTACCAATAATTGGGATTGTCATGCTAAAAATCTTAATtctcaggtttttttttttttctggtccGAAGATAGCCTCATGTAAAATCTCATCCACTTTTTGGGATTTTCAATCTGGTGCTGTAATTTCTAGAGCCCTGACATTAAATTGTATTGTTAAGAGTTGTTGCTAAATCACCTGCATGCAGAGCTGCACACACTTCTATATTTTAGTAGTAGTGGAAACTAGATgtaaaattatagaattatgGAGATGCAAGCCACCAGTATTTGTGCAGAACTGTTTATACCCATTGTTGTCTTTTAAAAGGTATATCATCACCTTGGTAGATATCTGGTCCTTTTTTAATAatgttctctttttcttttactataaTTGTATGTTTCCTATGCTTAAAAAAACTAAAGGGCATATAATCATGAGTTTCTTGCTGGAACTGTTGCAGGTTCGTGGCTTGCCTTGTGCTCACAATTTTCATATAGAATGCATTGATGAGTGGCTTAGATTGAACGTGAAATGTCCTAGGTGTCGTTGCTCAGTCTTCCCAAACCTTGACCTTAGTGCCTTGTCCAATCTCCGGACTACTGATTCTGAACGGTCATCAGCCAGTGTTGTGACAGCTAGTCGATATATGAGAAGCCAGCCTTCTGGCCAGAGCTATCTGGTGAGGCTGCAGGGTCTGCTCAGGCCGGTCCGTACGGAAAATGCAGGATCACCTAGTGATCCAACAGTTATTGCTTTGGAATGTGCTGAGAATGGAGGACTGTCTCCGGCAACTGGAAATCAGATGGACATTGAGCCATGTGCTTCTGTTGAACGTGTGTTTGTTGGTCACTCCACTCAACCTCCCCAGTGAACCAATTCTGAGATTCTCACTGACAAATTTTGCTACATACTCTTCTAACTGCATGCTGCAAGAAACGAAAGAATATTTGCTCATGGCCGTTGTATAATGCTAGCAGTGGTTAATGGTTGTAGAAAAGATTTATGAGTTGATCCATTGGCGTATGGAGTACTGGATATGAGAACTGTTTATGACACTTTCAGTTCTTCATAAGCCAATGGAAACTAGATTTTCAGTTGTATATTGATATCCCAACCTCTTTTCTACTTTCCCATGCTCTGCTGTTTGCAGTTAGTTTAATTTTGGTAGAAGACTCCAAGCCGGAATAGTGTCAAAATTCATTGGTTTTTGTTTTCCAAGGCGGTAATTTAGTGGGATTGGCCAAAATGAGAACGTGGACTTTCTGGGTTAGGTTGATGATGAGGATCACTTGTGAGATTCGTAAATGAGACAGACGAAAATGAAAGGTTGTCGTTGAAAACTTAGTGATGATTTCTCGCCACAACTGCACAATCATGAAAGGGGCCGAATTTATTTTCGTATTCGGTGACATTAttgaattagaaaaatatttataaataatttgtgtCTTCAAATCAAATcgtgattatatattaattatatgaattatattcaaattgatttaacataacttaaattaatttaaaattgtttattatttttttttcttagtgttttaatttttttaccataTACTTTAACTTATTATcgataaaatataacataatattttatcttatttataaataatttaaaaattagatgtCAAATCATATATCAAGACTTTTTAACACATTAATAATCATATTAGCCATATTGtattcttattataaaaaataaaattaaaaataattaaaatgattaaaattatataaaaatataattatatataatataaaattttttaattgttattgatacatatactttaatatttttttaatttatccttgactaattttattatattaatattttttaaaaatatttaaatgaattcaaattattttaaattacttttatattaacCTTATCATGATTTTACGTATAAAACAAACAGAACTCtagtttaatttttgtttgtatcATATGGTGATGAAAATTGTGGGCTCTAATCTACATATTAGATTTGCTTAAAAACATGcgtgaaaattttattattcccaAAAGAGGAAGGTAGGTGACATGTGCATGTAAAATCTTAACCacatttttatgaattttatggaAAAAGTTTCTAAacgattaaataaaaaataatatatatatacacacatccAGCGACTCTATCCATATTAttccaataataaaattatgtatatctatttttagtataaaatttatatacacagataagatgttattatgtgattaaatgtttctttatcatatgatgatatatgttttaaaatcatataattacatgatgacaaattattatataccaaaaataagtacacatattATTTCACATTATTCCAAACAACTAGGAACTGAAGAAAGAGAGATAATGGTAACAAGGggatgaatatgaatatgattCATACAATTTCGGCATCCCAAGTGAGATCTTTCCGTTGCTTAGGTTTCTCTGTCAAGAAATCCAGCAGTTCGAGTTTTGTTTTGGGATGTTGGAGTTCAAATTACGCTTCGTCTTCCAAAAACAACAAGTCTAAGAATCCTATATCTTTCTGTTGTCCCTGCAGCAATACTAACAATAGCAATAATACCATTAACACTTCTTCTTGTTTGGATTGGGATTGGAATCGATGGACTCGCCACTTCTCTGAGATTGAACAAGCTGAGAGCTATGCCTCTGTTCTAAAGGCACTTTTTTTTGGTGTCTCTATGTGTTTCTCTTAGCCTGTTTATATCTTTTGTTGGTTGCTCTTTGTTATTTTTCACATTCTTTTGTTGGGTTTTGTCCTTTGAACCTCCATTTGCATGTTTCATAGTTGTTCATTACCGATTGTTTGGTGGATTTTATTAGTTGATATCGTCACTTCATGTAAACTGAGCAGACTAGATATAGCCCCATGGGAAACGTGGTTATGATTAATTGTTCAAATATTACTAAGAACTCTTAGTCTAAACCAACTTACaaggggcatttttgttttcttttttctaactGGAATGAATTGCTCTGGTTTGTAGTTTCAACTTGAAGAtgcaattgaaaatgaagactTTGAAGAAGCTGCCGAGTTGAAAAAGGCCATTGCAGAAGCTACTTCAAAGGATACTTTAGCAGAAATAATGTCTCAGTTGAAGGCTTGACCTGTAAATTATAGCCCCTTGAAGTAATCACCTATCGCATGATGTTTTGTTTCTTAATTTTGATCTGTTGTTTCTTTCAGACCGCAATAGATGAGGAGCGCTATCATGATGCATCTAGATTGTGTAGATACACAGGAAGTGGACTGGTAATCTTCTGAACCTTCACTTGTTATTATGTTAATAAAGATTTATTAACTTGAAGACAATTCAAGCATAGATactttaatacaaaattataatattctagATGAATTACTccagaattttattttttattcaggCAAGATTCTTACCAATTGTAGTGGGCTTTTCCAGTACTCTTATGTTTCGAGGGTGtctctaatttaattatattcagTTCAACtctatattttatcttttattttttatgttggaaCTCAGTTATTGGTTAAACAAATTGTAGATTGGCTGTGTTCATATCTCTCAGAGATTTTGTTGGTGGCCGTTTGCTTTAGACGGATGTGATGAATAGATTCTCCGTCCAGTTTCTACACTCATTGTTTGTGATAGTGAGATGCCATTAGTTTTTTGTATGGCTTGGGTTGACCGTATATTGATATGGGGTTTCTTAAATCTGACCCCTGAATGTGgctatttaaaatgtttaattgaCCTCTATCATCGTTTTGGCAGGTTGGCTGGTGAGTGGGGTACTCCAAGGATTTGGATGATCCATTTGGCAGATTAGTACACACAACACCTGGTGTTGGCAGATTTGTTGCCAGGAATTACAGCCCAAGTTATGAATCCTTTGTGGTGTTATTTAAAGTTTCATACATCCAGAGTGTGTCATAATTATAGTTTGGTACAGACAATTGGTCACTGCATCCCCTGGAACTCACCTATTTGAAATCTTTGTGGTCAAAGATGATGAGGAATCCTATGTGATGCAGGTAAAGTTCAAatggttaaaaatattaattttctgatGCCAAAAATGACATAGACATTTGAATCTGATATTATTTGTTGGAAGGTAGTATATTTGCAACAGGCAAAGGGAAGTTCAACAAACTCTGCAAGTTCACCTTCCAAGTCCACTAAAAATCCATCAACCTCTGCAGTTGATAGTACATCTGTTGTGGATGTTCAAGGAACCGAAATTAGGGCAGAGAGAAGTGTACAAGGGCATCAGTATTGAAGGAGCAACTGAGGAAGGGATCAGaagtattataaattttcttaaagaaaaaattccAGGGTTCAAAGTGAAAGTTAAGAATATCGATGTCACCGAAGAAGTGATGGATGGTACTGATTCTGTGAAGCAGTTGATGCAAGATGATGAGGAGACAGGATCTGGTGAGGATTCTGATGGTGAAATTGATCACTTGGAAGAGATTCAACATGATGGAGCTGCTCTTGAAGCAGCTGATGGCGCTTCAGAAGATGGAAAGGATTTGGATACAAAACTTTTTATTGGTGGAGTTGTACATAATAATGAGGATACTCCTACCAAGGATAATTATGTGTGTCTGCCAGCCAATGTTAAAGATATGGAGAGAGATTATTTTGTGTTGCGTGTTCCTGGGAGAAGTCTTGATTATGACAATGGGAAAAGTAAATTATCTAAAGTGAAAGTAGCTGCTATAGCAGCTCAAGGTGTTTCGGAACTTATGCCTTCTGAAATAGCCAAGGCATTTTGGAGTTCCGAAAAGGCCTCTTCAAAGGTGAAATTTTGGATTTCATCCATTAGATTCAAGAAGTTGGGTTTTTTACAAGCTCGTATCCATTCAACATTGTTTTACTCATAGTTGGTCTCATAGGTGAGGCTCTTTATTGAATACAGATACAAGCAAGGGTTTGTTGAAGCATAGactgatacgaaccttaggagaaccacatcTCAAAAGCTAACTATTGAGATGAGAGAGTCCAatgccatataaaccccacactagttgtccatattttccaatg
This sequence is a window from Mangifera indica cultivar Alphonso chromosome 20, CATAS_Mindica_2.1, whole genome shotgun sequence. Protein-coding genes within it:
- the LOC123203882 gene encoding E3 ubiquitin-protein ligase SIS3-like isoform X1 yields the protein MAIRGVDFKWYDGFFLSMLVTSVIIVAINWKRYYLCPYPLHIWIVVDYTTVFVFRLLMFIDNGLAAGMGLDFGWQQRYARFCGRVVVLSILSLLLYPFLWAWTIIGTLWFIHARSCLPEEGQKWGFFIWLLSSYSGLLYLACMSMGKWLTRRQAHLLRAQQGIPVSEYGVLVDMIRVPDWAFEAAGQEMRGIGQDAAAYHPGLYLTAAQREAVEALIQELPKFRLKAVPTDCSECPICLEEFHVGNEVRGLPCAHNFHIECIDEWLRLNVKCPRCRCSVFPNLDLSALSNLRTTDSERSSASVVTASRYMRSQPSGQSYLVRLQGLLRPVRTENAGSPSDPTVIALECAENGGLSPATGNQMDIEPCASVERVFVGHSTQPPQ
- the LOC123203882 gene encoding E3 ubiquitin-protein ligase SIS3-like isoform X2, which translates into the protein MAIRGVDFKWDFGWQQRYARFCGRVVVLSILSLLLYPFLWAWTIIGTLWFIHARSCLPEEGQKWGFFIWLLSSYSGLLYLACMSMGKWLTRRQAHLLRAQQGIPVSEYGVLVDMIRVPDWAFEAAGQEMRGIGQDAAAYHPGLYLTAAQREAVEALIQELPKFRLKAVPTDCSECPICLEEFHVGNEVRGLPCAHNFHIECIDEWLRLNVKCPRCRCSVFPNLDLSALSNLRTTDSERSSASVVTASRYMRSQPSGQSYLVRLQGLLRPVRTENAGSPSDPTVIALECAENGGLSPATGNQMDIEPCASVERVFVGHSTQPPQ